A genomic window from Oceanibaculum nanhaiense includes:
- a CDS encoding ABC transporter permease — translation MRISTIYRLGVKELWGLARDPALMILIAYAFTASIYIASKAMPETLSRASIAIVDEDRSPLSARLANAFYPPFFVPPEFIGQSEMDSRMDAGLDTFALDIPPNFQRDLLAGRSPTLQLNIDATRITQAFTGGGYIQSIVTSDIDEFLEGHRAETVLPVELTLRARFNQELNKGWFGAITEIVDAITMLSIVLSGAALIREREHGTIEHLLVMPVAPVEIMLAKIWAMGLVVLVAAGFSLLVVVQGLLDVPIQGSIALFMAGMALHLFATTCMGIFLATVAGSMPQFGLLMILVLLPLQMLSGAMTPRESMPEIIQMLMLAAPNTHFVILAQTVLFRGAGLAAVWPQLLGLLAIGAVLFFLALRRFRRFLS, via the coding sequence ATGCGGATATCCACCATCTACCGGCTGGGCGTGAAGGAGCTGTGGGGCCTGGCGCGCGACCCCGCGCTGATGATCCTGATCGCCTATGCCTTCACCGCCTCGATCTACATCGCCTCCAAGGCGATGCCGGAAACGCTGAGCCGCGCCAGCATCGCCATCGTGGACGAGGACCGCTCGCCACTGTCGGCGCGCCTCGCAAACGCCTTCTACCCGCCCTTCTTCGTACCGCCCGAATTCATCGGCCAGTCCGAAATGGACAGCCGCATGGATGCCGGGCTGGACACGTTCGCGCTCGATATCCCGCCGAACTTCCAGCGTGACCTGCTGGCCGGCCGGTCGCCGACGCTGCAGCTCAACATCGACGCCACCCGCATCACCCAGGCCTTCACCGGCGGTGGCTATATTCAGTCCATCGTCACCAGCGATATCGACGAATTCCTGGAAGGCCACCGCGCCGAAACAGTGCTGCCGGTCGAACTGACCCTGCGCGCGCGCTTCAATCAGGAGCTGAACAAGGGCTGGTTCGGCGCCATCACCGAGATCGTCGATGCGATCACCATGCTGTCCATCGTGCTGAGCGGCGCCGCCCTGATCCGCGAGCGCGAGCACGGCACCATCGAACATCTGCTGGTCATGCCGGTGGCGCCGGTGGAAATCATGCTGGCGAAGATCTGGGCGATGGGGCTGGTCGTGCTGGTCGCCGCCGGCTTCTCGCTGCTGGTCGTGGTGCAGGGACTGCTGGATGTCCCGATCCAGGGCTCCATTGCGCTGTTCATGGCCGGCATGGCGCTGCACCTGTTCGCCACCACCTGCATGGGGATCTTCCTGGCCACCGTCGCCGGCTCGATGCCGCAATTCGGCCTGCTGATGATCCTGGTGCTGCTGCCGCTGCAGATGCTCTCGGGCGCCATGACGCCGCGCGAGAGCATGCCGGAGATCATCCAGATGCTGATGCTGGCCGCGCCCAACACGCATTTCGTCATCCTGGCCCAGACTGTGCTGTTCCGGGGCGCCGGGCTGGCGGCGGTCTGGCCGCAATTGCTGGGGCTGCTGGCCATCGGCGCGGTGCTGTTCTTCCTGGCGCTGCGCCGCTTCAGGCGCTTCCTGTCTTAA
- a CDS encoding methyltransferase domain-containing protein, which yields MTTWLHEERLNAVRAIIRDRRARRILDLGCGDGDLLLPLALDPGIERIVGVDTDPAALSRLQRRLEEAASENRPEIRLVHGSMTEGGAALAGFDCAILLETIEHIDPGRLSVLERNIFVAMRPATVIITTPNAEYNPLLGVPPHRFRHPGHRFEWDRAKFLKWAEGVAERQRYSMVCRDIAGHHPTLGGPSQMAVFDALPQDAASG from the coding sequence TTGACGACATGGCTGCATGAGGAACGGCTGAATGCCGTGCGCGCCATTATCCGCGACAGGCGCGCGCGCCGCATCCTCGATCTCGGCTGCGGCGATGGCGATCTTCTCCTGCCGCTTGCCCTCGATCCGGGGATCGAGCGGATCGTCGGCGTGGATACCGACCCTGCCGCGCTGTCTCGACTGCAACGCCGCCTCGAAGAGGCCGCCAGCGAAAACAGACCGGAGATCAGGCTGGTCCATGGCTCGATGACGGAGGGTGGTGCTGCGCTCGCCGGCTTCGATTGCGCGATCCTGCTGGAAACCATCGAGCATATCGATCCGGGCCGGCTGTCGGTGCTGGAGCGCAATATTTTCGTGGCGATGCGCCCGGCGACCGTGATCATCACCACGCCGAATGCCGAATATAATCCGCTGCTAGGCGTGCCTCCACACCGTTTCCGTCATCCCGGCCACCGCTTCGAATGGGACCGCGCGAAATTCCTGAAATGGGCCGAAGGCGTTGCCGAACGCCAGCGATATTCCATGGTCTGCCGCGATATCGCCGGCCATCACCCGACGCTTGGCGGCCCCAGCCAGATGGCGGTGTTCGACGCCCTGCCCCAGGATGCGGCCTCAGGCTGA
- a CDS encoding beta strand repeat-containing protein, whose product MTTFTTISNGPAGADGSGFTGTVGNAGANGTGAVSLGSDGDTVFTSTGGANGGNGGKGRGLVAGDAKSNISTTAGIDSTVALAGQAGIAAGDSIDVKVDGTTKTITINAGETLVDVAAKIDAAFTNISASATATGTNDTMTIGQGTSVIETITLTNNNNTPLTALGFTGPFPATLAPLFEDGGAGGDGAEFAVRLAGTNSTLDNQGTISGGDGGDGGGTLFRDGDGGNGGAGGAAITSTVSAAIPITNSGTIQGGAGGERGAGGVDGNAGTHGTGGVGITGSGLTITNSGTISGGLGGDGTTRANAINFTGGTNKLTLESGSTITGNIANAGTLELSSAIALTMGNVILGTGSLEKTGTGTLTLSGTNTYTGTTMISAGTLAVTGVLAAGSAVTVASGGTLGGTGIVAGTVTVQSGGTIAAGASPGTLKTGDLALNAGGTASFELNGATAGTQYDQIDVTGTVDLGGATLDLSIGGSFSIGDNLILIDNDGVDGITGTFDGLAEGTNLTRSGYTFQISYAGGTGNDAVLTVRGIPVAPPPPPDPDTVTIHNGPEPIELTGGGGSDILSGNIGNDTITGGAGNDILSGRDGNDIIDMTGGGNNWAQGNQGSDTIIGGQGSDTIRGGKGHDSITGGGGDDVLYSGMGNDTLSGGTGADKFFLKGFDPAFPNAVLTPTITDFEQGVDRLAVENATLAEPEAAIAMQTVTGTGVVLTVAGATITLLGISQLTAADIDAAFYA is encoded by the coding sequence ATGACCACGTTTACTACTATATCAAACGGACCCGCTGGCGCCGATGGGTCGGGTTTTACCGGTACGGTGGGTAATGCCGGTGCCAACGGTACTGGTGCGGTTTCTCTCGGCAGTGATGGTGACACGGTGTTTACGAGCACCGGCGGAGCCAATGGCGGCAATGGCGGCAAAGGTCGCGGGCTGGTTGCCGGCGATGCAAAGAGCAACATCAGCACCACCGCGGGCATCGATAGCACCGTCGCCCTGGCGGGCCAGGCCGGCATCGCCGCCGGCGACAGCATCGATGTCAAGGTCGATGGCACCACGAAAACCATAACGATCAATGCTGGCGAGACTTTGGTGGATGTCGCCGCCAAGATCGATGCCGCCTTCACGAACATTTCCGCCAGCGCCACCGCGACCGGCACCAATGACACGATGACCATCGGCCAGGGCACCAGTGTCATCGAAACCATCACTTTGACTAACAACAACAACACGCCGCTGACAGCGCTGGGCTTTACCGGGCCGTTTCCAGCCACTTTGGCGCCCCTGTTCGAGGATGGCGGGGCCGGCGGCGACGGCGCCGAGTTTGCGGTAAGGCTGGCCGGAACCAACTCCACTCTCGATAATCAGGGCACAATCAGCGGCGGCGATGGCGGCGATGGCGGTGGAACCCTGTTCCGCGACGGCGATGGCGGCAATGGCGGCGCTGGTGGCGCGGCGATCACCTCAACTGTCAGCGCTGCGATCCCGATCACCAATTCCGGCACAATCCAGGGCGGGGCCGGCGGCGAACGGGGGGCCGGCGGCGTCGATGGCAATGCCGGCACCCATGGCACGGGCGGCGTCGGCATCACCGGCAGCGGCCTGACCATCACCAACAGCGGCACGATCAGCGGCGGTCTGGGCGGCGACGGCACGACCCGCGCCAACGCCATCAACTTCACCGGCGGCACCAACAAGCTGACGCTGGAATCCGGCTCCACCATCACCGGCAATATCGCCAATGCCGGCACGCTGGAACTCTCCAGCGCCATCGCCTTGACGATGGGAAATGTCATCCTCGGCACCGGGTCGCTGGAAAAGACCGGCACCGGCACGCTGACGCTAAGTGGCACGAACACCTATACCGGCACGACGATGATCTCGGCCGGCACGCTGGCGGTAACGGGAGTGCTGGCCGCCGGCTCGGCCGTCACCGTCGCGTCAGGCGGCACGCTGGGCGGCACCGGTATCGTGGCTGGTACCGTGACGGTGCAGAGCGGCGGCACCATCGCGGCGGGCGCCAGTCCCGGCACCTTGAAGACCGGCGACCTGGCCCTGAATGCCGGCGGTACCGCCAGCTTCGAGCTGAACGGCGCCACCGCCGGCACCCAATACGACCAGATCGACGTCACCGGCACGGTCGATCTCGGCGGCGCCACGCTGGACCTCTCGATCGGCGGCAGCTTCAGCATCGGCGACAACCTGATACTCATCGACAATGACGGTGTGGACGGGATCACCGGCACCTTCGACGGCCTCGCCGAAGGCACGAACCTGACGCGCAGCGGCTATACCTTCCAGATCAGCTATGCCGGCGGCACCGGCAACGATGCCGTGCTGACGGTCCGGGGGATTCCTGTCGCGCCCCCGCCGCCGCCCGACCCAGATACCGTCACCATCCATAACGGGCCGGAGCCCATCGAACTCACCGGCGGTGGCGGCAGCGACATCCTTTCGGGCAATATCGGCAACGACACCATCACCGGCGGTGCCGGCAACGACATCCTGTCCGGCCGCGATGGCAACGACATCATCGACATGACCGGCGGCGGCAATAACTGGGCGCAGGGCAATCAGGGCAGCGACACCATCATCGGCGGCCAGGGCAGCGACACCATCCGCGGCGGCAAGGGGCATGATTCGATCACCGGCGGCGGTGGCGACGATGTGCTCTATTCCGGCATGGGCAACGACACGCTGAGCGGCGGTACCGGCGCGGACAAATTCTTCCTGAAAGGGTTCGATCCGGCCTTCCCGAACGCTGTGCTGACGCCCACCATCACGGACTTCGAGCAGGGCGTGGACCGGCTGGCGGTGGAGAACGCGACACTGGCGGAACCGGAAGCCGCCATCGCCATGCAGACCGTGACCGGGACTGGCGTGGTCCTGACCGTCGCCGGCGCCACCATCACCCTGCTCGGCATCAGCCAGCTCACCGCCGCCGATATCGACGCTGCCTTCTACGCCTGA
- a CDS encoding ArsR/SmtB family transcription factor yields the protein METTTAIRRLTALAQETRLAIYRLLVPAGEEGLSAGVIAERLGVSPATLSFHLKELERAGLLQARREGRSICYAADYDGMRDLLSFLAEDCCHGRPELCAPLSILAAGEKRQ from the coding sequence GTGGAAACGACAACAGCGATACGCCGCCTGACCGCGCTGGCGCAGGAGACAAGGCTGGCGATCTACCGCCTGCTGGTCCCGGCCGGGGAGGAGGGGCTGTCCGCCGGTGTGATCGCGGAGCGATTGGGCGTCTCACCGGCAACGCTCTCCTTCCATCTGAAGGAGCTGGAGCGCGCCGGGCTGCTGCAGGCACGCCGCGAGGGACGCTCGATCTGCTACGCCGCCGATTATGACGGCATGCGCGATCTGCTGTCCTTCCTGGCCGAGGATTGCTGCCATGGCCGGCCGGAACTCTGTGCGCCCCTGTCCATTCTTGCAGCCGGGGAGAAACGGCAATGA
- the rbbA gene encoding ribosome-associated ATPase/putative transporter RbbA, which translates to MNATPAPVARLSGVGLSFGKTRALEGVSLDIPAGRIVGLIGPDGVGKSSLLSLIAGARMIREGRIEVLGGDMADTRHRQAAGPRIAYMPQGLGRNLYATLSVFENVDFFGRLFGHARHERQRRIAALLKDTGLAAFADRPAGKLSGGMKQKLGLCCALIHDPDLLILDEPTTGVDPLSRRQFWELIDGIRAGRPGMSVIVATAYMEEAARFDWLVAMNAGRVLATGTPDELLKRTGAETLDTAFISLLPEDGRQGYHAIAMPPRPADGPEDIAIRAENLTMRFGDFTAVDKVSFTIARGEIFGFLGSNGCGKTTTMKMLTGLLAASEGEAWLFGRTVESGNFEMRRRVGYMSQAFSLYTELTVHQNLELHARLFALPPATIPARIAEMASRFGLEDVMDALPDALPLGIRQRLSLAVAMIHAPEMLILDEPTSGVDPVARDRFWEILADLSRQDNVTIFVSTHFMNEAALCDRVSLMHAGKVLVSDAPQAIVEGCGVATLEDAFIAYLEDAIALEGGAADGGEAENGVAESIALPQEEASVPAPAPLAFDPRRMLAYSQREALELRRDPIRATLALLGSLILLFVMGYGINMDVEDLTFAVLDRDDTTVSRDYSLQLAGSRYFIEMPPLSDYADLDRRMRSGDLSLAIEIPPGFARDIARGRTVEVGAWIDGAMPTRAETVRGYVQGIHAHWLTQKARELYGDAAITPDFQLAMRYRYNPDIRSLVAMVPAMIPLLLMLIPAMLAALSIVREKELGSIVNFYVTPVTRLEFLLGKQLPYVGLALLNFLILAGCAVFLFGVPFTGSFLTFFVAALLYVLATTAMGLVISSFMRSQIAAIFGTTLLTLIPAVQFSGIIDPVSTLEGAGALIGRIYPTTYFVTISRGTFSKALDFGDLSGSFLPLLIAVPVLLGLGTLLLKKQAR; encoded by the coding sequence ATGAACGCCACGCCGGCACCCGTCGCGCGCCTGTCCGGCGTCGGCCTGTCCTTCGGAAAGACAAGGGCGCTGGAGGGTGTCAGCCTCGACATCCCGGCGGGCCGTATCGTCGGGCTGATCGGCCCGGACGGGGTGGGGAAATCCAGCCTGCTGTCGCTGATCGCAGGCGCGCGGATGATTCGTGAAGGCCGCATCGAGGTGCTGGGCGGCGACATGGCCGATACAAGGCACCGGCAGGCGGCCGGCCCGCGCATCGCCTATATGCCGCAGGGGCTGGGGCGCAATCTGTACGCCACCCTCTCGGTGTTCGAGAATGTCGATTTCTTCGGGCGGCTGTTCGGCCATGCCCGACATGAACGGCAGCGCCGTATCGCCGCACTGCTGAAGGATACCGGGCTCGCCGCCTTCGCTGACCGCCCGGCCGGCAAGCTGTCAGGGGGCATGAAGCAGAAGCTAGGCCTGTGCTGCGCGCTGATCCACGACCCCGACCTGCTGATTCTGGACGAGCCGACCACCGGCGTCGATCCGCTGTCGCGCCGCCAGTTCTGGGAACTGATCGACGGCATCCGGGCCGGACGCCCGGGCATGAGCGTGATCGTCGCCACCGCCTATATGGAAGAGGCGGCACGCTTCGACTGGCTGGTGGCGATGAATGCCGGGCGCGTGCTTGCCACCGGCACGCCGGACGAGCTGTTGAAGCGCACCGGTGCGGAGACTCTGGATACCGCCTTCATCTCCCTGCTGCCGGAGGATGGACGACAGGGCTACCACGCCATCGCCATGCCGCCGCGCCCGGCCGATGGGCCGGAAGATATCGCGATCCGCGCCGAAAACCTGACGATGCGGTTCGGCGACTTCACCGCCGTGGACAAGGTGAGCTTCACCATCGCGCGCGGCGAGATTTTCGGTTTCCTGGGGTCCAACGGTTGCGGCAAGACAACCACCATGAAGATGCTGACCGGCCTGCTGGCGGCCAGCGAGGGCGAGGCCTGGCTGTTCGGGCGGACGGTCGAGTCCGGTAATTTCGAGATGCGCCGGCGGGTCGGGTACATGTCGCAGGCCTTCTCGCTCTATACCGAATTGACGGTGCACCAGAATCTGGAGCTGCACGCCAGGCTGTTCGCCTTGCCGCCGGCGACGATCCCCGCCCGCATCGCGGAGATGGCCAGCCGTTTCGGGCTGGAGGATGTCATGGACGCGCTCCCCGACGCCCTGCCGCTGGGCATCCGGCAGCGCCTGTCGCTGGCCGTGGCGATGATCCACGCCCCCGAAATGCTGATCCTCGACGAGCCCACCTCCGGCGTCGATCCGGTGGCGCGCGACCGGTTCTGGGAAATCCTGGCGGACCTGTCGCGCCAGGACAATGTGACGATCTTCGTCTCCACCCACTTCATGAACGAGGCGGCGCTGTGCGACCGCGTCTCGCTGATGCATGCCGGCAAGGTGCTGGTCAGCGATGCGCCGCAAGCCATTGTCGAGGGGTGCGGCGTGGCAACGCTGGAAGATGCCTTCATCGCCTATCTGGAGGACGCCATCGCCTTAGAAGGTGGGGCGGCGGACGGCGGTGAGGCCGAAAATGGGGTCGCGGAAAGCATCGCCCTGCCCCAGGAGGAAGCGTCCGTGCCGGCACCTGCTCCGCTGGCATTCGATCCGCGGCGGATGCTGGCCTACAGCCAGCGCGAGGCGCTGGAGCTGCGGCGCGACCCGATCCGCGCGACGCTCGCCCTGCTGGGCAGCCTCATCCTGCTGTTCGTGATGGGATACGGCATCAACATGGATGTCGAGGATTTGACTTTCGCCGTGCTCGACCGCGACGACACCACGGTCAGCCGCGATTACAGCCTGCAACTCGCCGGATCGCGCTATTTCATCGAAATGCCGCCGCTCAGCGACTATGCCGATCTCGACCGCCGCATGCGCAGCGGCGATCTCAGCCTCGCCATCGAAATCCCGCCCGGCTTCGCCCGCGACATCGCGCGCGGCCGCACGGTGGAGGTCGGCGCCTGGATCGACGGCGCCATGCCGACACGGGCAGAGACGGTGCGCGGCTATGTGCAGGGTATCCACGCCCACTGGCTGACCCAGAAGGCGCGCGAACTCTATGGCGACGCGGCGATCACGCCGGATTTCCAGCTTGCCATGCGCTACCGCTACAACCCCGATATCCGCAGCCTGGTCGCCATGGTGCCGGCGATGATCCCGCTGCTGCTGATGCTGATCCCGGCGATGCTGGCGGCGCTCAGCATCGTGCGCGAGAAGGAGCTGGGCTCCATCGTCAATTTCTACGTGACGCCGGTTACAAGGCTGGAATTCCTGCTCGGCAAGCAGCTTCCCTATGTCGGGCTGGCCCTGCTGAACTTCCTGATCCTGGCCGGCTGCGCGGTGTTCCTGTTCGGCGTGCCCTTCACCGGCAGCTTCCTGACCTTCTTCGTCGCCGCCTTGCTCTATGTGCTGGCGACCACCGCGATGGGGCTGGTGATCTCCAGCTTCATGCGCAGCCAGATCGCGGCGATCTTCGGCACCACCCTGCTGACGCTGATCCCGGCGGTGCAGTTTTCCGGCATCATCGACCCGGTCTCCACGCTGGAGGGTGCTGGCGCGCTGATCGGCCGGATCTACCCGACGACGTATTTCGTGACGATCTCGCGCGGCACCTTCTCCAAGGCGCTGGATTTCGGCGACCTATCCGGTTCCTTCCTGCCGCTGCTGATCGCCGTGCCGGTGCTGCTGGGCCTCGGCACGCTGCTGCTGAAAAAACAGGCGCGCTGA
- the arsJ gene encoding organoarsenical effux MFS transporter ArsJ, with protein sequence MSVSPTAAGDIRRYAIVTAAYWGFTLTDGALRMLVLLHFHTLGYTPFELALLFLLYELAGMATNLVGGWVGARFGLKLTLHLGLALQIVALGMLALLDPGWPGLVAVAYVVAAQGLAGIAKDLTKMSAKSAIKLVVPGESAGLLFRWVALLTGSKNALKGVGFFLGGALLGAVGFAMALWIMAGALGIVLLAVLAFLSGDLGRMKQKPAFASLFAKSSAVNRLSAARFFLFGARDTWFVVGVPVFLYDVLGWSFTEVGGFLALWVIGYGFVQAAAPALVRRSGDGVSHEVSAARLWALLLALLPAGIAYALDRPDVLAPDLAIILGLGLFGLVFAMNSALHSYLILAYTDRERVALDVGFYYMANAGGRLLGTLLSGLAYQSHGITGCLLAAALLAALSWLLALRLPRNRQPAQA encoded by the coding sequence GTGAGTGTCTCCCCAACTGCAGCAGGCGATATCCGCCGCTACGCTATCGTCACCGCCGCCTATTGGGGCTTCACGCTGACCGATGGCGCGCTGCGCATGCTGGTGCTGCTGCATTTCCACACGCTGGGCTACACGCCCTTCGAGCTGGCGCTGCTGTTCCTGCTGTATGAGCTGGCGGGGATGGCGACCAATCTGGTCGGTGGCTGGGTCGGCGCGCGTTTCGGGCTGAAGCTGACGCTGCATCTGGGGCTTGCCCTGCAGATCGTGGCGCTGGGGATGCTGGCGCTGCTCGATCCCGGCTGGCCGGGACTCGTGGCGGTGGCCTATGTGGTGGCGGCGCAGGGCCTGGCCGGTATCGCTAAGGATCTGACCAAGATGAGCGCCAAGAGCGCCATCAAGCTGGTGGTGCCGGGGGAGAGCGCGGGGCTGCTGTTCCGCTGGGTGGCGCTGCTGACCGGCTCCAAGAACGCGCTGAAGGGGGTGGGCTTCTTCCTTGGCGGCGCGCTGCTGGGCGCGGTCGGCTTCGCCATGGCGCTGTGGATCATGGCGGGCGCGCTGGGGATCGTGCTGCTGGCCGTGCTGGCCTTCCTCTCCGGCGATCTTGGCCGGATGAAGCAGAAGCCGGCCTTTGCCAGCCTGTTCGCCAAGAGCAGCGCCGTGAACCGGCTGTCGGCGGCGCGGTTCTTCCTGTTCGGCGCCCGCGATACCTGGTTCGTGGTCGGCGTGCCGGTCTTCCTCTATGACGTGCTGGGCTGGAGCTTTACCGAAGTCGGCGGTTTCCTCGCCCTCTGGGTGATCGGCTATGGTTTCGTGCAGGCGGCGGCGCCGGCACTGGTGCGCCGGTCAGGCGACGGCGTTTCGCATGAGGTCAGCGCGGCGCGGCTCTGGGCCCTGCTGCTGGCGCTGCTGCCGGCCGGAATCGCCTATGCCCTGGACCGGCCGGATGTGCTGGCGCCCGATCTCGCCATCATCCTCGGCCTTGGCCTGTTCGGGCTGGTCTTCGCCATGAACTCGGCCCTGCATTCCTACCTGATCCTGGCCTATACCGACCGGGAGCGCGTGGCGCTGGATGTCGGCTTCTATTACATGGCCAATGCCGGCGGGCGACTGCTGGGCACGCTGCTGTCCGGCCTGGCCTATCAGTCGCACGGCATAACGGGCTGCCTGCTGGCGGCGGCCCTGCTGGCGGCCCTCAGCTGGCTGCTGGCGCTCAGATTGCCGCGAAACCGTCAGCCTGCTCAGGCGTAG
- a CDS encoding ArsJ-associated glyceraldehyde-3-phosphate dehydrogenase: MTLRVGINGFGRIGRLVLRALEDRRADLAGLEVVHINEAKGDAATAAHLLEFDSVHGRWLVPVTAEKDALTVAGRHIGYSSATSPVDGPWREAGVDLVLEATGKFKTVAALAPYYEQGVGTVIVAAPVKEEGALNIVMGVNDHLYDPARHRLLTAASCTTNCLAPVVKVIHEGIGIRHGMITTVHDVTNTQTIVDAPHKDLRRARSALNSLIPTSTGSATAIGRIFPELEGRLNGIAVRVPLLNASLTDAVFEVARATDVAEVNALLKAAAEGPLAGILGYEERPLVSADFLNDTRSAIVDAPSTMVVAGTQVKILAWYDNETGYAHRMAELAAKVAHSL, from the coding sequence ATGACCCTGCGTGTCGGCATCAACGGGTTCGGGCGCATCGGGCGGCTGGTGCTGCGCGCGCTGGAGGACAGGCGGGCTGATCTGGCCGGGCTGGAAGTCGTCCATATCAACGAGGCCAAGGGCGATGCCGCTACCGCCGCGCATCTGCTGGAATTCGACAGCGTGCATGGACGCTGGCTGGTTCCCGTGACAGCGGAAAAGGACGCGCTGACCGTCGCTGGACGGCACATCGGCTACAGCAGCGCCACCAGCCCGGTTGACGGTCCGTGGCGGGAGGCCGGCGTCGATCTGGTGCTGGAGGCGACCGGCAAGTTCAAGACCGTCGCCGCGCTGGCACCCTATTACGAGCAGGGCGTGGGAACGGTGATCGTCGCTGCCCCGGTGAAGGAGGAGGGCGCGCTGAACATCGTCATGGGGGTGAACGACCATCTCTATGACCCGGCGCGGCACCGGCTGCTGACGGCGGCGTCCTGCACCACCAATTGCCTCGCCCCGGTGGTGAAGGTGATCCATGAGGGCATCGGCATCCGCCACGGCATGATCACCACCGTGCATGACGTGACCAACACCCAGACCATCGTCGATGCGCCGCACAAGGATCTGCGGCGCGCGCGCTCCGCCCTCAACTCGCTGATCCCGACCTCGACCGGATCGGCCACCGCCATCGGCAGGATCTTCCCGGAACTGGAGGGCAGGCTGAACGGCATCGCGGTCCGGGTGCCGCTGCTGAACGCCTCGCTGACCGACGCGGTGTTCGAGGTCGCGCGCGCGACCGACGTGGCCGAGGTGAACGCGCTGCTGAAGGCCGCCGCCGAGGGGCCGCTTGCCGGCATCCTGGGCTATGAGGAACGGCCGCTGGTCTCCGCCGACTTCCTGAACGACACGCGCTCGGCCATCGTGGATGCGCCCTCGACCATGGTGGTGGCCGGCACGCAGGTGAAGATCCTCGCCTGGTACGACAATGAAACCGGTTATGCCCACCGCATGGCCGAGCTGGCGGCGAAGGTGGCGCACAGCCTGTGA
- a CDS encoding class I SAM-dependent methyltransferase: MPWRKFILSTSEPRSRQSCPLCGATSAAPWQVAYGRPYQRCGQCHLTFLEPSHLPSRAAEKAEYDLHENDPADPGYRRFLAKLLDRMLPLIEPGSQGLDFGCGPGPAIATILREQGHHMVNYDPVYVPDRDCLSRQYDFVTCTEAVEHFHVPARDFAILQRLLKPGALLGLMTQPLTGDTDFPNWWYAREISHVSFYAPETFEWLASWLGWKLVMAEQSVWIFRKL; encoded by the coding sequence TTGCCCTGGAGAAAATTCATTTTATCGACGAGCGAACCCCGTTCCCGACAGTCCTGCCCGCTCTGCGGCGCGACATCGGCCGCCCCCTGGCAAGTCGCGTACGGGCGCCCCTACCAGCGCTGCGGCCAGTGCCACCTGACATTCCTGGAACCGTCCCACCTGCCCTCCCGCGCGGCGGAAAAGGCGGAATACGACCTGCACGAGAACGACCCGGCCGACCCTGGCTACAGGCGCTTTCTGGCAAAGCTGCTGGACCGGATGCTGCCGCTGATCGAGCCGGGGTCGCAGGGGCTGGATTTTGGCTGCGGTCCCGGCCCGGCGATCGCGACGATACTGCGCGAACAGGGTCATCACATGGTGAATTACGATCCTGTTTACGTGCCGGACCGTGATTGCCTTTCCCGGCAGTATGATTTTGTCACCTGCACGGAAGCCGTCGAACATTTCCATGTGCCGGCGCGCGACTTCGCCATTTTGCAGCGGCTGCTGAAGCCAGGTGCCCTGCTTGGCCTCATGACCCAGCCATTGACCGGGGATACCGATTTTCCGAACTGGTGGTACGCACGCGAGATCAGCCATGTCAGCTTCTACGCGCCCGAAACCTTTGAGTGGCTGGCTTCCTGGCTGGGATGGAAACTGGTCATGGCGGAGCAAAGCGTATGGATCTTCCGCAAACTTTAG